The proteins below are encoded in one region of Amycolatopsis magusensis:
- a CDS encoding winged helix-turn-helix transcriptional regulator: MAPRIRQEDLECPLSTALSYVGEWWTLLLLHDCFDGYRRFDQFQANLKISSSMLTSRLKTLVENGLLEKQPYQANPVRHEYVLTELGRSLRPVIVALAAWGNSRLDPAERSMILVDAATGQEAEPVLVDRTTGRRVDGDDFVFTAGPAASAPFRTRYTPTPTP; this comes from the coding sequence GTGGCACCCAGGATCAGGCAGGAGGACCTCGAATGTCCGCTGTCGACGGCGCTGAGCTACGTCGGCGAATGGTGGACGCTGCTGCTCCTGCACGACTGCTTCGACGGCTACCGCCGCTTCGACCAGTTCCAGGCCAACCTGAAGATCTCCAGCAGCATGCTCACCAGCAGGCTCAAGACCTTGGTGGAGAACGGTTTGCTGGAGAAGCAGCCGTACCAGGCCAACCCGGTCCGCCACGAGTACGTGCTCACCGAACTCGGCCGGTCACTGCGTCCGGTGATCGTCGCGCTGGCCGCCTGGGGAAACTCCCGGCTAGACCCGGCCGAACGCAGCATGATCCTGGTCGACGCGGCAACCGGGCAGGAAGCGGAACCCGTCCTCGTCGACCGGACCACCGGACGGCGAGTGGACGGCGACGACTTCGTCTTCACCGCCGGCCCCGCCGCCAGCGCCCCCTTCCGCACCCGCTACACCCCCACCCCGACGCCGTGA
- a CDS encoding 2-hydroxy-3-oxopropionate reductase, with translation MSTSIGFIGLGIMGGPMSANLAAAGFAVAGYDVHRPALDRLTAAGGQPCARIAEAVVDADVVITMLPDSPQVEEVVLGEEGVLDYAKPGTLLIDMSTIRPETSRRVASLGSTRGVRVLDAPVSGGQQGAIDGALSIMAGGDERDFRAAGGIFDVLGKTVVHVGPHGAGQTVKAANQLVVGGTYALVAEAIVFLEASGVDASAGLEVLAGGLAGSRILELKRKTMVAREFQPGFRIDLHHKDMGIVLDAARTAGVALPVGALTAQLIAAARAQGYGDLDHSAVLRVVEGLSGVRAWFGHPGFSV, from the coding sequence GTGAGCACCTCGATCGGCTTCATCGGGCTCGGCATCATGGGCGGTCCCATGTCGGCGAACCTGGCGGCCGCGGGTTTCGCGGTGGCCGGGTACGACGTGCACCGGCCCGCGCTGGACCGCCTCACCGCCGCGGGCGGGCAGCCGTGCGCGCGGATCGCCGAGGCGGTGGTGGACGCCGACGTGGTGATCACCATGCTGCCCGATTCGCCGCAGGTGGAGGAGGTGGTGCTGGGCGAGGAAGGCGTGCTGGACTACGCGAAACCGGGCACGCTCCTGATCGACATGAGCACCATCCGCCCGGAAACCTCCCGCCGGGTGGCCTCGCTCGGTTCCACCCGTGGGGTCCGGGTGCTCGACGCCCCGGTCAGCGGCGGCCAGCAGGGCGCGATCGACGGCGCACTGTCCATTATGGCCGGTGGGGACGAACGCGATTTCCGGGCGGCCGGCGGGATTTTCGACGTACTGGGCAAGACCGTGGTACACGTCGGGCCGCACGGTGCCGGGCAGACGGTGAAGGCGGCCAACCAGCTGGTGGTCGGTGGGACGTACGCGTTGGTGGCGGAGGCGATCGTGTTCCTGGAAGCGTCCGGAGTGGACGCTTCGGCGGGGCTCGAGGTACTGGCGGGTGGGCTCGCGGGCAGCCGGATCCTCGAGCTCAAGCGGAAGACGATGGTGGCGCGGGAGTTCCAGCCGGGCTTCCGGATCGACCTGCACCACAAGGACATGGGCATCGTGCTCGACGCCGCCCGTACGGCCGGGGTGGCACTGCCGGTGGGGGCGCTGACCGCCCAGCTGATCGCTGCTGCGCGGGCGCAGGGATATGGGGATCTGGATCATTCGGCGGTGTTGAGGGTGGTGGAGGGGTTGTCGGGGGTTCGAGCTTGGTTTGGCCACCCCGGGTTTTCAGTGTGA
- the sucD gene encoding succinate--CoA ligase subunit alpha: protein MAIFLTEQSRIIVQGMTGSEGRKHTARMLAAGAAVVGGVTPGRGGQTAEIGGQRLPVYDDVGKAIADTGADTSVVFVPPRFAKDAVVEAIDAEIGLAVVITEGIPVHDAAWCWAHAVAKGGRTRIIGPNCPGVISPGKSNAGIIPADITGAGPIGLVSKSGTLTYQLMHELRDIGFTTAVGIGGDPVIGTTHIDALAEFQADPETEVIVLIGEIGGDAEERAAEYIKERVTKPVVGYVAGFTAPEGKTMGHAGAIVSGSSGTAAAKKAALEAVGVLVGRTPTETANLVRRILEGE from the coding sequence ATGGCCATCTTCCTCACCGAGCAGTCCCGGATCATCGTCCAGGGCATGACCGGCTCCGAAGGGCGCAAGCACACCGCGCGCATGCTCGCCGCCGGGGCTGCCGTGGTCGGCGGGGTCACGCCCGGCCGCGGCGGGCAGACCGCCGAGATCGGCGGGCAGCGGCTGCCGGTCTACGACGACGTGGGCAAGGCGATCGCGGACACCGGCGCCGACACCTCGGTGGTGTTCGTGCCCCCGCGGTTCGCCAAGGACGCCGTCGTGGAAGCGATCGACGCGGAGATCGGGCTCGCGGTGGTGATCACCGAAGGCATCCCGGTGCACGACGCGGCGTGGTGCTGGGCGCACGCGGTGGCCAAGGGCGGCCGGACGCGGATCATCGGGCCCAACTGCCCCGGGGTGATCAGCCCCGGCAAGTCCAACGCGGGCATCATCCCCGCCGACATCACCGGCGCCGGGCCGATCGGGCTGGTGTCGAAGTCCGGCACGCTGACCTACCAGCTGATGCACGAACTGCGCGACATCGGCTTCACCACCGCGGTCGGCATCGGCGGTGACCCGGTCATCGGCACCACGCACATCGACGCTTTGGCGGAGTTCCAGGCCGATCCGGAGACCGAGGTGATCGTGCTGATCGGCGAGATCGGCGGCGACGCCGAGGAACGCGCGGCGGAGTACATCAAGGAGCGGGTGACCAAGCCGGTGGTCGGCTACGTCGCCGGGTTCACCGCCCCGGAGGGGAAGACCATGGGGCACGCGGGCGCGATCGTCTCCGGGTCTTCCGGCACCGCCGCGGCGAAGAAGGCGGCGCTGGAAGCCGTCGGCGTGCTCGTGGGCCGGACGCCGACCGAGACGGCGAACCTGGTGCGCCGGATCCTGGAAGGGGAGTGA
- the sucC gene encoding ADP-forming succinate--CoA ligase subunit beta, which yields MDLYEYQAKELFSAHGVPVGPQRVVTTPGAAVDAAAGFGTPVVLKAQVKTGGRGKAGGVKLAGTPETARAGAEAILGMDIKGHVVRRLLVTPAADIRAEFYVSFLLDRAGRTFLALASADGGVDIEENPESLARIPIDAVEGVDLAKAREIAAAAGLPDTSAEVLVKLWEVFVGEDATLVEVNPLVRDGDDRIVALDGKVTLDGNAAFRHPGHADLVDTEAEEPLESAAKAKGLNYVKLDGRVGVIGNGAGLVMSTLDVVAGAGARPANFLDIGGGASAEVMAAGLEIILSDPDVRSVLVNVFGGITACDAVADGIVKAFDLLGTVERPIVVRLDGNGAEAGRRILDRAALPGLIRVDTMDQAARRAAELCVARTGDDPRTPELRGGA from the coding sequence GTGGATCTGTACGAGTACCAAGCCAAGGAGCTGTTCTCGGCGCACGGAGTTCCGGTCGGCCCGCAGCGCGTGGTCACCACTCCCGGCGCCGCCGTCGACGCGGCCGCGGGATTCGGCACTCCCGTGGTCCTCAAAGCACAGGTGAAGACCGGCGGGCGCGGCAAAGCCGGGGGAGTGAAGCTGGCCGGAACCCCCGAAACCGCGCGTGCCGGCGCCGAAGCCATTCTCGGCATGGACATCAAGGGGCACGTGGTGCGGCGGCTGCTGGTCACCCCGGCCGCCGACATCCGCGCCGAGTTCTACGTTTCCTTCCTGCTCGACCGCGCCGGGCGCACCTTCCTCGCCCTGGCTTCGGCCGACGGCGGGGTGGACATCGAGGAGAACCCCGAGTCGCTGGCCCGCATCCCGATCGACGCCGTCGAGGGCGTGGATCTGGCCAAGGCCAGGGAAATCGCGGCCGCCGCCGGGTTGCCGGACACCTCCGCCGAAGTGCTGGTGAAGCTGTGGGAGGTCTTCGTCGGCGAGGACGCCACGCTGGTCGAAGTGAACCCGCTGGTCCGCGACGGCGACGACCGGATCGTCGCGCTCGACGGCAAAGTCACCCTCGACGGCAACGCGGCTTTCCGGCACCCGGGCCACGCGGACCTGGTGGACACCGAAGCCGAAGAGCCGCTGGAGTCGGCGGCGAAGGCGAAGGGGCTCAACTACGTCAAGCTCGACGGCCGGGTCGGCGTGATCGGCAACGGTGCCGGGCTGGTCATGTCCACATTGGACGTGGTGGCCGGGGCGGGGGCGCGCCCGGCGAACTTCCTCGACATCGGCGGCGGCGCCTCGGCCGAGGTGATGGCCGCCGGGCTGGAGATCATCCTGTCCGATCCGGACGTGCGCAGCGTGCTGGTCAACGTCTTCGGCGGGATCACCGCCTGCGACGCCGTCGCCGACGGCATCGTCAAGGCGTTCGACCTGCTCGGCACGGTGGAACGGCCGATCGTGGTGCGCCTGGACGGCAACGGCGCCGAAGCCGGCCGCCGCATCCTCGACCGCGCCGCCCTGCCCGGGCTGATCCGGGTGGACACCATGGACCAGGCCGCGCGGCGCGCGGCCGAACTCTGTGTTGCCCGCACGGGGGACGACCCCCGGACCCCCGAACTACGCGGAGGAGCGTGA
- a CDS encoding glucodextranase DOMON-like domain-containing protein: MSRLVRAGAIAVSTVVLSGLLSGPAQAEPVGPGTLSHFGLARKDCLGTARNTTSKVWFTVAGGVLSDVYAPAIDNTNVESLQFVVTDGRTFTDLQSRDTTYTVRSAGAGGMACEVTSTARNGRYRLITEYHTDPARDSVLLRTRLEPLTGSGADLKVFVRFDANINGNGGGGQVNGGADDATVDAATTALVSADPETESSAPARDYGTPLAAALRADRKFLATVSGFAGTPTDGLTQLDSHRRLTYRYPSADNGNVVQTAQLDLKPNQSTTLSLGFGPDARAAIDTAGASLQTPFDVSKKAYAQGWDDYDRRLKPLRSGDTEAYKYSANVLKASEDKTFPGAIVASLGSPWGQAVSAGDAPGGKGVYFGSYREIFARDLYESFSGLLAAGDLDTAKASVRWLFERQQQPDGRFPRNSLLNGKKAPDSGGDQLDETAYPILMALQAGLDRDGTLYRDHIRAAADFVVARGPSFGSERWEEQSGHSPSTIAAEIAGLVAAGVIAERNGDPARARLYLATADHFQRSVKAWTVTSTGPHGDGRYFLRLSKNGDPDSGVQYNLGNGSITVDQREVVDAGFLELPRLGILPANDPDVTRSLTVVDQILKRDTPRGPGWYRYGTAAEGSEDGYGDCYEPDPTACGPTGRPWPGPNTGSGHLWPVLAGERGEHLVQTGDRQGASALLATMRGQATGSGLIPEQVWENAAVPASPHGTDPAVASIGFEPGGAAGSASPLSWAQSESIRLARSIDVGRLIEQPAEVRGRYVDRTPPAAVPVTLSGPGSVSAPVATVTGTAAPGTTVDIAASPVDTGGATTVDTTTADADGRFQAEVPTPLGATVVTAAATGSGTGHAQQVISSDFVSGTVLLDVTDPEGDDHGPGTFTYPAAGDFHDGAFDLRRFQVIDTGDQLVLRAGLRDLTPTFGSPLGAQLLTLYAHDPATPGATTAPFPSRNYSVAEEDAWSRRIEVQGFADPSFVDAGGAPLGAASVQASQASRTITVSVPKSAFGTPGPGWKFAVVLSGQDGNSPDQARPFTPAAGPYTFGLCAAGASGPVCAADPAAAPKVMDTLTPAGVEQGVLLDFTRGPVKVRGVPLG; this comes from the coding sequence ATGAGTCGGCTGGTTCGCGCGGGCGCGATCGCGGTTTCCACGGTGGTTCTCTCCGGATTGCTCTCCGGGCCGGCACAAGCCGAGCCGGTGGGACCCGGCACGCTCTCGCACTTCGGTCTGGCGCGGAAGGACTGCCTCGGCACCGCGCGGAACACCACCAGCAAGGTCTGGTTCACCGTGGCGGGCGGGGTGCTCTCCGACGTCTACGCCCCGGCGATCGACAACACCAACGTCGAATCGCTGCAGTTCGTGGTGACCGACGGCCGCACCTTCACCGACCTGCAGAGCCGCGACACCACCTACACCGTGCGGTCCGCCGGGGCGGGCGGCATGGCCTGCGAGGTCACGTCCACCGCGCGCAACGGCCGGTACCGGCTGATCACCGAGTACCACACGGATCCGGCGCGTGACAGCGTGCTGCTGCGCACCCGGCTCGAACCGCTGACCGGTTCGGGCGCCGACCTGAAGGTGTTCGTGCGGTTCGACGCGAACATCAACGGCAACGGCGGTGGCGGCCAGGTCAACGGCGGTGCCGACGACGCGACGGTCGACGCGGCCACCACCGCGCTGGTCAGCGCCGACCCGGAAACCGAGAGCAGCGCGCCCGCCCGCGACTACGGCACTCCCCTGGCCGCCGCCCTGCGGGCCGACCGCAAGTTCCTCGCCACGGTCAGCGGTTTCGCCGGTACGCCGACCGACGGGCTCACCCAGCTCGACAGCCACCGCCGCCTGACCTACCGCTACCCGTCGGCCGACAACGGGAACGTGGTCCAAACGGCACAGCTCGACCTCAAGCCGAACCAGTCCACGACCCTCTCACTCGGCTTCGGGCCGGACGCGCGAGCCGCCATCGACACGGCCGGAGCGAGCCTGCAAACGCCGTTCGACGTCAGCAAAAAGGCCTACGCGCAGGGCTGGGACGACTACGACCGCAGGCTCAAACCTCTGCGTTCCGGCGACACCGAGGCCTACAAGTATTCGGCCAACGTACTGAAAGCCAGTGAGGACAAGACTTTTCCGGGGGCGATCGTCGCTTCGCTCGGCAGCCCGTGGGGGCAGGCGGTCAGCGCGGGTGACGCACCCGGCGGCAAGGGTGTCTACTTCGGTTCCTACCGCGAGATCTTCGCGCGCGACCTGTACGAGAGCTTCTCCGGCCTGCTCGCCGCGGGCGATCTCGACACCGCCAAGGCGAGCGTGCGCTGGCTGTTCGAGCGCCAGCAGCAGCCAGACGGCCGGTTCCCGCGCAACTCGCTGCTCAACGGCAAGAAGGCCCCCGACTCCGGCGGCGACCAGCTCGACGAGACCGCCTACCCGATCCTGATGGCGCTGCAGGCCGGGCTCGACCGCGACGGCACGCTCTACCGCGACCACATCCGCGCCGCGGCGGACTTCGTCGTCGCCCGCGGGCCCTCGTTCGGCAGCGAGCGCTGGGAGGAGCAGAGCGGCCACTCCCCCTCGACCATCGCCGCCGAGATCGCCGGGCTGGTCGCGGCGGGCGTCATCGCCGAGCGCAACGGCGACCCGGCACGCGCCCGGCTGTACCTCGCCACCGCCGACCACTTCCAGCGCAGCGTCAAGGCGTGGACGGTGACCAGCACCGGCCCGCACGGCGACGGCCGGTACTTCCTGCGGCTGAGCAAGAACGGCGATCCGGACTCCGGCGTGCAGTACAACCTGGGCAACGGCTCGATCACCGTGGACCAGCGCGAAGTGGTCGACGCCGGGTTCCTCGAACTGCCACGCCTCGGCATCCTCCCGGCGAACGATCCCGATGTGACGCGCTCGCTGACCGTGGTGGACCAGATCCTCAAGCGGGACACCCCGCGCGGGCCCGGCTGGTACCGCTACGGCACCGCGGCCGAGGGCAGCGAGGACGGGTACGGCGACTGCTACGAACCAGATCCGACGGCCTGCGGGCCGACCGGGCGCCCGTGGCCGGGGCCGAACACCGGGTCCGGGCACCTGTGGCCGGTGCTCGCCGGGGAACGCGGGGAGCACCTCGTGCAGACCGGCGACCGGCAGGGCGCGAGCGCGCTGCTGGCCACGATGCGCGGCCAGGCCACGGGTTCCGGGCTGATCCCGGAGCAGGTCTGGGAGAACGCCGCGGTGCCGGCGTCCCCGCACGGCACCGATCCGGCGGTCGCGTCGATCGGCTTCGAGCCCGGGGGCGCGGCCGGTTCGGCCTCACCGCTGAGCTGGGCGCAGTCGGAGTCCATCCGGCTGGCCCGCAGCATCGACGTCGGCCGCCTGATCGAGCAGCCGGCCGAGGTGCGCGGCCGGTACGTCGACCGGACCCCGCCCGCCGCGGTGCCGGTCACGCTGAGCGGTCCCGGCTCGGTGTCCGCGCCGGTCGCCACGGTCACCGGCACCGCCGCACCCGGCACCACCGTCGACATCGCGGCTTCCCCGGTCGACACCGGTGGCGCGACCACCGTGGACACCACCACCGCCGACGCGGACGGCCGGTTCCAGGCGGAGGTGCCGACGCCGCTGGGCGCGACCGTGGTGACCGCCGCCGCGACCGGGTCCGGCACCGGCCACGCCCAGCAGGTGATCAGCTCGGACTTCGTCTCCGGCACCGTGCTGCTGGACGTCACCGACCCCGAGGGCGACGACCACGGCCCGGGCACCTTCACCTACCCGGCCGCGGGCGACTTCCACGACGGCGCCTTCGACCTGCGGCGGTTCCAGGTGATCGACACCGGTGACCAGCTGGTGCTGCGGGCCGGCCTGCGTGATCTCACCCCGACCTTCGGCTCACCGCTGGGAGCGCAGCTGCTCACGCTGTACGCGCACGACCCGGCCACACCGGGTGCCACTACCGCGCCGTTCCCGAGCCGCAACTACTCGGTCGCCGAAGAGGACGCCTGGAGCAGGCGGATCGAGGTGCAGGGCTTCGCCGACCCCTCGTTCGTCGACGCCGGCGGCGCGCCGCTCGGTGCCGCGTCGGTCCAGGCGAGCCAGGCTTCGCGGACCATCACCGTCAGCGTGCCCAAGAGCGCGTTCGGCACACCGGGTCCCGGCTGGAAGTTCGCCGTCGTGCTCAGCGGGCAGGACGGCAACAGCCCGGACCAGGCGCGCCCGTTCACCCCGGCCGCCGGGCCCTACACCTTCGGCCTGTGCGCCGCGGGGGCGAGCGGCCCGGTCTGCGCGGCGGACCCGGCCGCGGCCCCCAAGGTGATGGACACGCTCACCCCGGCGGGCGTCGAACAAGGGGTGCTGCTCGACTTCACCCGCGGGCCGGTGAAGGTCCGCGGCGTCCCGCTGGGGTGA
- a CDS encoding chitinase, which translates to MSTRRTTLRRRLGLLAASLAAGALAVVLPSAASAVPEGDVNAAAFVVSEDQFNQMFPNRNPFYTYSGLTAAMSSYPGFANTGSDTVKKQEAAAFLANVNHETGGLVHVVEQNTDNYPHYCDATQPYGCPAGQAAYYGRGPVQLSWNFNYKAAGDALGIDLLNDPYLVQNDAAVAWRTGLWYWNTQSGPGTMTPHDAMVNSRGFGETIRSINGALECDGKNPGQVQSRVTAYQNFAGVLGVDPGANLYC; encoded by the coding sequence ATGTCGACTCGACGCACGACCCTTCGCCGCAGGCTCGGCCTGCTCGCGGCTTCACTGGCCGCCGGCGCCCTCGCGGTGGTCCTGCCCTCGGCCGCTTCGGCGGTACCGGAGGGTGACGTGAACGCCGCGGCGTTCGTGGTCAGCGAAGACCAGTTCAACCAGATGTTCCCGAACCGGAATCCCTTCTACACCTACAGCGGGCTGACCGCGGCGATGAGCTCGTACCCCGGCTTCGCCAACACCGGCAGCGACACGGTGAAGAAGCAGGAAGCGGCGGCGTTCCTGGCGAACGTCAACCACGAGACCGGTGGCCTGGTCCACGTCGTGGAGCAGAACACCGACAACTACCCGCACTACTGCGACGCCACCCAGCCCTACGGCTGCCCGGCCGGGCAGGCCGCCTACTACGGCCGCGGCCCGGTCCAGCTCAGCTGGAACTTCAACTACAAGGCGGCGGGCGACGCGCTGGGCATCGACCTGCTCAACGACCCGTACCTGGTGCAGAACGACGCGGCCGTGGCCTGGCGGACCGGCCTCTGGTACTGGAACACCCAGAGCGGCCCCGGCACGATGACCCCGCACGACGCCATGGTGAACAGCCGCGGCTTCGGCGAGACCATCCGCAGCATCAACGGCGCGCTCGAGTGCGACGGCAAGAACCCGGGCCAGGTGCAGAGCCGGGTCACCGCGTACCAGAACTTCGCCGGGGTGCTCGGCGTCGACCCGGGCGCCAACCTCTACTGCTGA
- a CDS encoding trans-sulfuration enzyme family protein, producing the protein MHTDRKPATRAVHVTAPPLTDSRPLSVPIYQASTFAFDDPDALATALGAPDQGFTYSRYRNPTTQALEETLADLEGGVAAAATASGMGAISSILLGELGSGDHVIAQNCLYGGTYAILRDLSARFGVEVTYVPGDDPAEVAAARRPNTRLLYLETIANPVTKVGDLPAFLAAGKAAGLVTVVDNTFASPILCRPIEHGADVVLHSATKYLGGHSDVTGGVLVFAEEERYRRAWQHTMELGAAADPFAAWLIIRGIQTLPLRMERHCANAGLLADRLAGHPAVASVRWPGRADHPDHEVASRFLAGYGGMLAFDLRGGREAGRRFAKGVRLAKLAASLGGVETTLMHPASTSHRQFDAEALRAAGIGEGTIRVSVGIEDADDLWADLAQALDGN; encoded by the coding sequence ATGCACACCGACCGGAAACCGGCCACCAGGGCCGTGCACGTGACCGCGCCGCCGCTGACCGACTCCCGCCCGCTCAGCGTGCCGATCTACCAGGCGTCCACCTTCGCCTTCGACGACCCGGACGCGCTGGCCACCGCGCTGGGCGCGCCCGACCAGGGCTTCACCTACAGCCGTTACCGCAACCCGACCACCCAGGCGCTGGAGGAGACGCTCGCCGACCTGGAGGGCGGGGTGGCGGCCGCGGCCACCGCGTCGGGCATGGGCGCGATCAGCTCGATCCTGCTGGGGGAACTCGGTTCCGGTGACCACGTGATCGCGCAGAACTGCCTGTACGGCGGCACCTACGCGATCCTGCGGGACCTCTCCGCGCGGTTCGGCGTGGAGGTCACCTACGTGCCCGGTGACGACCCGGCCGAGGTCGCCGCGGCCCGGCGGCCGAACACCCGGCTGCTCTACCTGGAGACCATCGCCAACCCGGTGACCAAGGTGGGCGACCTGCCCGCGTTCCTCGCCGCCGGGAAGGCGGCCGGGCTGGTCACGGTCGTGGACAACACCTTCGCCAGCCCGATCTTGTGCCGTCCGATCGAGCACGGCGCGGACGTGGTGCTGCATTCGGCCACGAAGTACCTCGGCGGGCACTCCGACGTCACCGGTGGCGTACTGGTCTTCGCCGAAGAGGAGCGGTACCGGCGGGCCTGGCAGCACACCATGGAACTGGGCGCCGCCGCGGACCCGTTCGCCGCGTGGCTGATCATCCGCGGCATCCAGACCCTGCCGCTGCGGATGGAGCGGCACTGCGCGAACGCCGGGCTGCTGGCGGACCGGCTGGCCGGGCACCCGGCGGTGGCTTCGGTGCGCTGGCCGGGCCGCGCCGACCACCCCGACCACGAGGTGGCGAGCCGGTTCCTGGCCGGCTACGGCGGCATGCTGGCCTTCGACCTGCGCGGCGGGCGCGAGGCGGGGCGGCGGTTCGCCAAGGGCGTCCGGCTGGCGAAGCTCGCGGCTTCGCTGGGCGGGGTCGAGACCACGCTGATGCACCCGGCGAGCACCTCGCACCGCCAGTTCGACGCCGAAGCGCTGCGGGCGGCGGGCATCGGTGAGGGCACGATCCGGGTCTCGGTGGGGATCGAGGACGCCGACGACCTGTGGGCCGACCTGGCGCAGGCCCTGGACGGGAACTGA
- a CDS encoding aminotransferase-like domain-containing protein — MTKPMPEPWPADRLVAQLGRWSAARGPLHLLLADRLRRLIDSGQLPPYAALPPDRVLAGLLAVGRSTVVAAYDHLRQEGKLERHQGRGTWVAPAVLSGLRPAAVTGSNPLFVNYLEPIEGVLSLACTAPAGVPPELTEAYQRAIARLPQVTGEGIGYHPLGHPELREGLAGRYTRRGVPTTPEQILVTTGGQQALSLISQLFLSPGDEVLVQTPTYPGALELFRAAAAVLRTAPAGVDGWAAALAGSRPRLAYLNPTHHNPTGHTLSALARRRIVETAAAQGLPLIDDTVLNGLSFEDGEPPDLAAFARPGAVLTVGSMTKTVWGGVRTGWIRAAEADIGQLARLKALHDLGSPVLEQLAAVELLPHLDDIAARRGKELRRRHDLTCSLLTDLLPGWEFEPVRGGQCLWVRLPAGDASAFAQLALRHGVSLLPGTALDAGGGSTDRLRIPFTAPTAELREGLHRAAEAWTAYRRTGDTAPAAVHALVV; from the coding sequence GTGACGAAGCCAATGCCGGAGCCGTGGCCGGCGGACCGCCTGGTCGCGCAGCTCGGCCGCTGGTCGGCCGCCCGCGGCCCGCTGCACCTGCTGCTCGCGGACCGGTTGCGCCGGCTCATCGACTCCGGGCAGCTGCCGCCGTACGCCGCCCTGCCGCCGGACCGCGTGCTCGCCGGGCTGCTCGCCGTCGGCCGCAGCACCGTGGTCGCCGCCTACGACCACCTGCGCCAGGAGGGCAAGCTCGAACGGCACCAGGGCCGCGGCACCTGGGTCGCGCCCGCGGTGCTGTCCGGGCTCCGTCCCGCCGCGGTGACCGGCTCGAACCCGTTGTTCGTCAACTACCTCGAGCCGATCGAGGGCGTGCTGTCGCTCGCCTGCACCGCGCCCGCCGGTGTGCCGCCCGAACTGACCGAGGCGTACCAGCGCGCCATCGCCCGCCTGCCCCAGGTGACCGGCGAGGGCATCGGCTACCACCCGCTCGGCCACCCCGAACTGCGCGAAGGGCTCGCCGGGCGGTACACCCGCCGCGGGGTGCCGACCACGCCGGAACAGATCCTGGTCACCACCGGCGGTCAGCAGGCGCTGTCGCTGATCTCCCAGCTGTTCCTCTCCCCCGGCGACGAGGTGCTGGTGCAGACGCCCACCTACCCGGGCGCGCTCGAGTTGTTCCGCGCGGCGGCCGCGGTGCTCAGGACGGCACCGGCCGGGGTCGACGGCTGGGCCGCCGCGCTCGCCGGCTCCCGGCCGCGGCTGGCCTACCTGAACCCGACGCACCACAACCCCACCGGGCACACGCTCTCCGCGCTCGCCCGCCGCCGGATCGTCGAAACCGCCGCGGCGCAGGGACTTCCGCTGATCGACGACACCGTCCTCAACGGACTGTCCTTCGAGGACGGAGAGCCGCCGGACCTGGCCGCCTTCGCCCGGCCCGGCGCGGTGCTCACCGTCGGCTCGATGACCAAGACCGTCTGGGGCGGGGTGCGGACCGGCTGGATCCGGGCCGCGGAGGCCGACATCGGCCAGCTGGCCCGGCTCAAGGCGCTGCACGACCTCGGCAGCCCGGTGCTCGAACAACTGGCCGCCGTGGAACTGCTGCCCCACCTGGACGACATCGCCGCCCGGCGCGGCAAGGAGCTGCGGCGGCGGCACGACCTGACCTGCTCGCTGCTCACCGACCTGCTGCCCGGCTGGGAGTTCGAACCCGTGCGCGGCGGGCAGTGCCTGTGGGTGCGCCTGCCCGCCGGTGACGCCTCCGCGTTCGCCCAACTCGCCCTGCGGCACGGCGTCTCACTGCTGCCGGGTACCGCGCTCGACGCGGGCGGCGGCAGCACGGACCGCCTGCGCATCCCGTTCACCGCGCCCACGGCCGAACTCCGCGAAGGCCTGCACCGCGCAGCCGAAGCGTGGACGGCGTACCGGCGCACGGGGGACACCGCGCCCGCCGCGGTGCACGCGCTGGTCGTCTGA
- a CDS encoding dihydrofolate reductase family protein produces the protein MAKLIYSMLTSLDGYAEAAEGGIGTGAEVPEVHSFINDLFRPVGTYLYGRRMYETMVYWETAHTEPGQPPHGLQYARDWQAAEKVVYSTTLESVSSAKTRIERTFDPDAVRKLKEEAEADLTVDGPNLAAQAIRAGLVDEYHLFTTTSVVGGGKRFFPDGVRLDLDLVDHRAFDSGLVYTHYRTR, from the coding sequence ATGGCCAAGCTGATCTATTCGATGCTCACCTCGCTCGACGGTTACGCCGAGGCGGCGGAGGGCGGCATCGGTACCGGGGCCGAGGTCCCGGAGGTGCACTCCTTCATCAACGACCTCTTCCGCCCGGTCGGCACCTACCTCTACGGCAGGCGGATGTACGAGACGATGGTCTACTGGGAGACCGCGCACACCGAGCCCGGCCAGCCGCCGCACGGCCTGCAGTACGCCCGCGACTGGCAGGCCGCGGAGAAGGTCGTGTACTCCACCACGCTGGAGTCGGTGTCCAGCGCGAAGACCAGGATCGAGCGGACCTTCGATCCGGACGCGGTGCGCAAGCTCAAGGAGGAAGCCGAGGCCGACCTCACCGTCGACGGCCCGAACCTCGCGGCCCAGGCGATCAGGGCCGGCCTGGTGGACGAGTACCACCTGTTCACCACCACGAGCGTGGTCGGCGGCGGCAAGCGGTTCTTCCCCGACGGCGTGCGCCTCGACCTCGACCTCGTCGACCACCGCGCCTTCGACAGCGGGCTGGTCTACACCCACTACCGGACCCGCTGA